In the Leishmania mexicana MHOM/GT/2001/U1103 complete genome, chromosome 34 genome, CGCCTCTCTCAGTACATGCTGTGACCACTCATGCAAAGGGTGAAAGAATGGAGAAGGAATAAAACAAAAAGGTGATCCCATGTGCAAGAGAGCGCAGCGAGGTTGAGAGTCGTGCACAAGTGTACGCGCCTGCTCGGAGGGCCCACTGTACCCACTGGCACCTTTGAATCACCTTCAATAATCatggggcagcggcagcgaaaGAAGGGAGGTGGCAAGAGACAGTCCCGCGTACCTTGCCTGCCCCGTCTTTTATTTGTTCGTCCCTCATCGCGCAACTGAAAAGTTGGCGGACTTGGGGGTGTGAGTGTGGGTGAAAAACTTGTGACGGGTGACGGTAGTAAGTGTTATCCTATATAATCAAGTAAACAGCGTGTGGAACTAGCGTGCGGCAACaaggccgcagcggctgggGAAGTAAAGGGGAGTAAATGAATGCGCACCTGATGCGTGCACTCACACATACGGCGGTGCCGTAAAGAAGggaggtgtgcgtgctgtAGGAAAtcgagaaggcggcgcacatgtcgcagcagcaggcgacACAGTGCTACTTGCTTGATGCGCCCCACTGCGCGACTATTACTCCTCCTGCGCAGATCGAGCGGTGACCCTGTGCGCTGCTGGGCACGCGGAAGCGGGCAGGGGTCAGTGAACAAGCGCAACGGGATGTAGGGAAGTAAAAGAAGGCAGAGCTGGTCAATGTGCGTCAACACCGCATCCATTCTCTTTGTGAAGCTGCACGATTACTTCGTCCCGGAATGATCGATTTTGAGGTCCTTGACGTTGACGTAGAGCGAGTCACTATCGAGGTAGTAGCGACCGTTGCCATGATCACGAAGCGTTTTGGCAATCGTGCGAGCCGCCTCCAGCCCGCGCAGCTCCAGGAAGGCGGGGTTGCGCTTCACTGCGTTACCAACGAGTGTGGCGGCTTCAGCCTCACCCTGCGCCAGCAGAATGGCCGcctgcttctcctgctcTGCCTGCTCCACCCGGAACTTGGCCCGCTCAGccatctgctgcgccacctgctTTGCTTCCACAGCGTTGGTATACTCCTTTCCAAAGCTCATCTGAGTGATCGAGACGTCGGTGATATCAATGTTGAAACGCTTCGCCCTCTCAGCCAGCATTACACCGATGCGGTGGCTCACCTCGGGACGCTTGATGAGAAGGTCAGAGGCGTTGAATTGCGCAATAACAGCGCGAATGATCTCATTAATGAGCGAGGGAAGAACCGTCTCCGCGTAGTTGACGCCGATGTGACGATAAATGTGGTACAGATTCTCGACGTTGGGCTGGTAAAGCACGCGCACGGCCATGTTTACCGTCTGCAAGTCACGGCTACCGCTCGCTGTAGGCACCTCGATAGGCTTGTTGCGGATGTCAAAGACAACAGGCGTTTCTAGAAATGGAATCGCGAAGTTGGCACCTTCGCCGTAGGTGCGGTTGTAAAGGCCGGTGATGCAGTTGAACTTGACGGCGCGGAAGCCGCCGGGCACAAAGAAGACTGACTTGTAGAGGGCATAGATGGAGACGCAGCCAACACCGACCAGGGCCGACATGCCAATAATGTTGCCAAAGCCACCGTACGCGTTCATCTTCTTCCGCGCCTCGGCCGCCATCTTGGAGAAATCTGGCTGTGGTGGTACCTTTGGGGGCATCTTTATGCGAGGTAGTGGTGTTCCGTATTAGCACAGGAAATGTGAACAAGAGAAGAGACGGTAAATCGCCAAAGGAAAACGTGCTAGCGGCTGCTCAACACGAGCGACGACGATACTACtagtgaaaaaaaaaactacCGGCGTTGTGCTGTTGCGGACTCCACCacaggtgtgtgcgtgcggaaggacgagggagagcaagCGAGAGATGAAGGAGGTTTCCAAGAAAgacagagaaggaaaggggtGGTGAGCGCCGGGGCACTGGAAAACGGCAGACAGCAGACGACACAGGAAGCATGAAAAGTGGCAAAACGATTGATGATCGCCAGCGAGCCGGCAACGATGAACGTGAAAGTGGAAAAAAACGGGCAGTGATTCCACCAGCGTGGCTCGCCGTACTGCAACAACTCCCGTGAGAATCACACCTCTCTCGGCCAGGAACTTCATCTTCTTTACCAGTGCTTGACCGAAAACGGTGGAGAGATGCCGCTGTCTCTCCGCGTTCATATGTGTGCGCCACAGAGGTCAAGGGAAGAGGCGGGGAAAAAGAGCGCCACGGACGCGGAAACGACGGCACTGGCGCTTTCGTTCGCTTGCTTGCCTCGTGTCTGCCATGTTCTCTGCTGGAAGTCTGTGGATGTGCTCGAAGAGTCATCACACCATCATTATTCGCTGATCCATGGCCGCCGCGCGAACACTGCCCAAAAGCAACAGAGTACAAGGTCAAGGGTTAAGCTGGACAGAACGCTGGAGGCGCGACTCTGCCTCTCCTGGTCACCGCTGTGGAATGAGGCAGCCTTTCGCTACAGAAGAGGGGAGTGTGGGAAGCAGGGGGTGAAGAGAATAGAAAAGCAGAAAGCAAGCACGCAAATCATTTCAACAATGAGTAGCAGGTTGCATGCACGAGAGCCCCATACGAGACACCAGCCAACGCGCACATCACATACGTGTTGTGCTCACTTAACTGCGGTAGCTCGCGTGCCATCACGTCTGTGAGGAAGAGATCCTTTCGCTCAAAGACGTCGCATGGACATCGGACTGGAGAGAGCTAAAACCCAAGTCGATGCCGAGATCTACGAAGCGATGCCGACCGCCGAGGATGATCGCGGCAATGATGAGCTTGCAAAAGGTGTCAGTGAAACCGACAAATGACACATTCGAATcgggcagcgacagcgacagccCGCATCCAGCGTAAGCGCTGATGACTTCAAATAAGGTGCGCGTCATAATGTCAAAACGACTCTTGACCAGCTGCACCCGAAGCTCGGCCTCTTCTGCAAAGAGCATCATCACCATTCCAGTGAACAGCCAGAAGAGACGCGATGTGAGAAGGCGGACGACCGAGGTGCGGAACATTTGCCTCCACTTGCGGTACGTGCGATCGGTCGATATCGGGAGAGCAGGGAGGTACATGGCGAGGATGGTTACCGCTACATGAGCATTGCTGtactccagcagcggcacaaaggaggcggcggcgaagcggacggcagcggcctgGCAGAGAGATAGGTATATTTTGTACGGCCACGTGTATCCGTGCAGCACCCCATCCCACTGCTCATACCAGAACGGGGCCGCTTGCATCAGGGTCAGGGCGCACCACGCACAGCCCAAAAAGACCGTTTCACTCGgacgaaaaagaaacggGTGAAAGGTGCCCGGCTCTTTAGACGTCATCGCCTCCCGAAATGCAGCGTCTATATTATGTAGGCAGTCCAAGGGAGAGTAAGAGTGGCGTGGCGAAGCGTGAAGCAAGGCCGCAGAGATGTCATCAGTTTCGCTggcgcccctctcctcaccgTCGCTAGTGTCATCCAACGGCGAGCGGCAGAGCtcgacgcagccgcacagAAGACCGGCAAGGCGGCGTACGACCCACACCGAGTACCACTCGCACAGCATAAAAAAGCGAAGCAAGACAGGGAAGGCGGTAAACCCGAGTGCGCACGCTGCTGTCACCAGGCCCGTCACAGCAGCGTCCGTCGCGTACGCCTCCATGGGTAAGAAGATGGAGCTATGGAATGCAGCGAGTGTCATGCAGAACACGTCAAAGACAGAAAGGTGTGAGACGTTGAGACTCCACAGCATCATCATGAGGGTACCGTTGACGACGAAGAAGTACACAAAGGGGGTGATGGCGCTCACGAGAGCAGCGTAGTGTAAGCGGCGCGCCTCAGCTCGCTTCTTCGCCCGTAATAACGCCTCCTGTGGTGTATCCTTCTCTTCGGGGTAAAAGACGTGCCGCACGCGGTGCAACATGAAGAGCCGCAGAAGAGGTTGAAAGCTGCTGGTGATCACAACACCTCCAGGTAGAAACAAAAAATGCCGGAAAAGTGTTGCACCGGAAGACCATTCCCCTACGTCCACTGACTGCAGACCGCAGTTGCACACCGAGGATACGGCGACAAAGAAGGCGTCAACAGTTGCGAGGTGAGGGACCATGGCGAGCAGACCAAGAAACCCAATCAAAACCCATGTGCAGATGTACACAAAATGGCAAAAGAGGTACCATTTCTTGAAGAAATCGAGCTCCTCAATGAGGTGCCGCTGGTCTGCAGTGAGAGGCAGAAGCACAGGTGCCTCAAACAAGAGCTGAGAGGTGCGGGAGTGGTCATCTCTGGGATCCGTGGGAAGCGGCGTCAGTGGCGGCTGCTCACCTCCATCAAAGGGGAGCGCCTGACGGTGGAGTGCGGCAGGTACACCAGCACCAGATGGCATAATTCGGACGGGAAAGACAAGGAAGGCTAGGCAAATGCAACACTACCGAGGTGATCGTAGCGGTTGTTGGCGGATGGTTATGTCTCGCCGGAGCAAAAGAGAGGCCCTGCACCGCACCTCCTATCACTTCGTCTCAGCGGCTTCTGCGAGTTTCGGGGgtgcagagaaaaaaaagtccCGTGGACGCACAGGATAAGCGAGCGGACCGAAGCTAAcgaagcaaagaaaaagccAAAAGTCGGAGAGGCAGCCGTCgtcggagggggagggagcagagGAGAACGAGTAACAAAGCAGTCTCACTTAGCAACGCTCGATGCACTTGTTCGCTGGGATTGGTAGCAGTGCGAGAACGATGTGGAATCACTCTCGTATCGGACTACTCCTAGAAGCGCCCCACGAATAGGTGTGCTTTAGCGAAACTGCGCCACCAGTCTTTGCCCGTTTTTCGATTTATCGCCCTTTCCTCTCGCCCACCAGCCCATGCACCAcgcccccctcacccctctctTCACTTCTATGCCATCGCGTTCAGCAAATATGAATTTTGAGGAGCGGCGACTCCGTTTACGCAAAGGCCAGGAACTGCATTCTCCAGCAGCCTGCGTCGTGAGTGGTACTGAGCACAACGTCGGTGACAGAAATGAGAGGGGGCTTTTCCTGTGAGTTGGAGACATCtgcattgtgtgtgtgttgtctTTGTGGCTGTATACCGCAAATGCATGCAATGCGACTTATGCCTTGTTGTTGGACTCCATCGTAGTGTACATCAAAAGCGTTCCACCATTCTCGATTTTGTTTGAGTGGGATGGGAAAAGAAGTAAAAACACCGCAGCACCCTCGCTaagaaggagagaggtggCACTGTGTAGTCACGCGCCACACGCTACTTCACATTGTCTCTCACAGCGTTGCCTCCGCGTGCCACGGCTACACAGCTGGTGAGGTAGAAGGACGCTCCTCCATTAGAGAGCCGTACAGCTCGCACAACGACGGCAGCCGGTAGGCATCGCCGTACACACGCTTTTCCAGTGCAGTACCGCGCTGAGTCTTGGTGTGCGTAGAGCTGAGCATgccgtcgcgcgcacgcgtctcCTGCAAGTGGCGAtgcgtgcgtctctgtgcGGCGAGCATCCCATCCTCGACGTGTctcagctgcgccacggtaCACCGACGATGCCCTGCATGCTTCGCCTGCAGCGCAACCGCGCTGACATCATCCTTCTCTAGCGCTATATTTTCCCGCTTGAGCAACGCAGCTGCCTGACGAGTGATACGGTGTTCAAGCAAGCTGCCGCGACTGGACAAATAGGCGCCCAAAAGCTCTCTTTCTAGGCGCGCCgcatcgcggcggcgcttggCAGCCTCAGAAAAGCTGCCTTCCCACCTCAGCTCTGTCTCCTGCTGTTGCAGTACCAGCACCTCGCGGGGAACAGCTATCGGCATGCTTTGCAGTTTCACAGTCTCGGAGGCCGCGAACCGGgagagctcctcctcgtccgctcgGCGTCGTTCAGCTTGTGCGCGGAGAAGACACTCAAAGTGTGCGCGCTTCTCTTGCGatgcggcgcgccgctgctgcaagAGGCATTGACCTTCGGCTCGTTGCAGCGCATTCCACTGATGTGCACCGTCTCTTTCCAACTCCATGGCCGCCGCAGAGAATGCCATTTCGCGCTGAGCGCAATCGCTCTGCAGAAGCTCTTCAGCGAGCTCATACTTACCCATGCCGGCCAGTCTCCGCACGCGGCGGGGAGCACTTTCCCTCCCTAGCGACATCGCGGCTGTCGTGGGGCCGGAGCAAAGCTGTCGAGTCGTCGTCCCGGTCACTGTCatccccctttctctctcgacCACAATAACTCAGCAATGCGCCCTGCAACGACAGCGCTGCAGAGCCAGTCGTCAGTACAGTAGATAGATGGGTGTGTAAGTTGTCTCACAAAACCATGTACGCATAGGAGGCACAGCGAACGTGCAAACGGCAAAAGACGAAGAGAAGAAAGAAGCAGTGGCGAGGGAATGACGAGAACAGTTGAAAAGATGGAAGACACTTGAGTACATGCCAAGCAGAAATTGGTTTCGGAATAGGGGAAAGTCGCCGCACCGTTCGGAGATGCTGACAGAGCATTTGAGCAGactacacacacaaaagTCACGTGATGAGCGCAGAGCAGAAAGGGGCGTCacgccgccttctctctttgCTAAACTCTCAAAGGCACGTACGAGACGCTGCATCAAGGGCCGGTGCATGTCACGGCGACATCGGAGTGAATATACATCGACTGCACTCACAATCCCATGAGGAAAAgtgctttgtgtgtgtgtgtgtgtgtgtgtgcgtgcgtgcagatGCGGGGAGAGCACCTCTGCTCAGCAGCTGGCATTGGCTCCAGGCGGGCCCATTTGTGCACTTCTGCTGTCCTTCTCTCGTTTGCTTTTTTCTTGCATATTTGCATTCCTCTTGGTTCGATGGATTTTGCACTACTAATCACGCCACATGACAGAGAGTGAGCACGAGAAAGCGGTGGAGAGGTTGAAAGAGTAAAGGAGACGGACAGACATGATGGGAGTCTTCCCTACTTCGACAGTAGCACATACGCTTGAGTGTCCGTAATGAAAGTCCCGCGTGCCACATCAGACACATACGAAATAAATGCGACTGTGCCTTTCGGTGAAGCACCTTCCTTACCTCGCCGGCTACCACCTCTTACTCAAACAGCGTACACGCGCCATCAAGTGTACTTAACTTCCTATGGtaaaaaagaaacaaaacacgccggggagaggagaggataAAGAAAGAGTGGGGGACATACATGAACACGGGCACGGCCACCGCTCTCCCACACATACGCCCCCTCCTTTCCCTGACGGTACGGCCCATGAGGTTCAaagcgcgcacgtgcacgcctAGTATTCCACCTCCTGGCCCGCAAAAAAACCCCACTTCTCCTCCCATTCATCAGCCACCATCATGACATAGGGACCGAAGTATGCGACGTTGTCGACAGGGTGCACCCAGCGATCCCTTGGCTCGTAGATGTACTTGTCCTTGAGCACACGGGCACGCATCACACGACGGTCGCCGTGCACAACCTTGTCCTtcggcgcacgcgtgcgggCAGCACGGTTCCACCAGCCGTGGGCGTTGATGAGGTCGTCCTGAAGGCAGCCCCACTTGTGGAACTGAAGGCCCTCGTAGAAGCACATCATTTTGCTGGCATACCATTTGCCGTAGAAGCCTAAGTCGCGCGCGTCGCTCTGCATGACCTTCTCCCACGGGTACTCCATCTTGTAAGGATGGGCGTGGTCCGTGACAGGGAGGGCGAGAAGGGCGCGGTAGTCGATCTTGTTCGCCTTGATAGCCTTCTGCAAGCGAAGCGCGCGCTCCACTTTGTGCGCATTCTGCACGGAGAGGAACTCGCGGTACATGTTTGGGTAGAAGAAGTGGCCAATGTAGTAGCGGAAACCGGCCCAGATGCCCTGCGCCATGAAGTTAGGGGACGTTGGCTTCATCATTTTCGAAAACTGGGTAGCAGCGAGTGTAAGAAATGAGCTGCGAAGGGGGGGGTTATGCGCACTACGTGTTGTCTCTTCCTAAAACTAGAGGGGTGACTAATGAACCGAGTGTTAGATGTGTTGATAGAgtgcagcaacaacaaagcGCATCGGGTcagggagagaaggaatAGAGAAAATGCGCGCGTTGAGCGCGATAGTGCTCGAAAACATGGGTGAGAAAAAGGAGCAATGCGGAAGAAGAGCGTCGGAGGGCAATGTGAAAGTCGTGCAGCATGAAGGTGGTTCCCAACAGGTCCATTGGCGTGACACAGCAAAGATGCTGCAGGTAAGAATAATACGAGCAAACAGTCATGTGAGTTACATCGACTTGACAAAGTCCATGTTGGTTGACTCTCTTTCGTGGAGGACAGGAAAGACACCGCATGGTGTCAACGGCAGCAATGCTGTCTCGCACACTTCGCTGTCCTTATGCAGACGCTGAGTCAGACGGCGAGGTGAACAGAAGAAAACCCCACATGACAAGCACAAGGAGTTCTCCTTGCTTCCTCAATTGACCTTTCCAAGGCTGGTTGGCCCCACTCCCTCGCATTTCAGTCAGATGTACAACTAACgcaccccccacacacacacacagaaaacaGCCTAACACTTTTCTCTCTCCAGCCACATACTCACCCTTTCGCTGTAACAGCGCTTGAAGCATGCCCACCCGGCAACGGCAAAGCtgctcggcggtggcgctaTGGACAATGCACCTGCCGAGCGGGTGTTGTGGTGAAGAGAGGGAAAcacggaggagaggggagcacAACACACAATGAGGATGACGTCAGACAGATGAGCAAACACGAAAGCGAGTGGgagaagacggagaggggagaaaaaTGCTACAAATTATCACGCAGGTACTTGTTGACGCCAGTGAGGGCGGCCCGCGCCGTGTCGTTGCTAACGTCGACCAAGTAGGGCTCCAAGTCGTTCGCCACGGTGGCCGAGTCTGTTTCTAGGATAATTCCCTCATCCAGCATCTCATCGACTGTCATGAGGAGAGCACAGTAGTTCTCCAGTAACAGACGCGCTGTCAGAGAGGGTGTGTTGAGTTCTTGGCGCAGTGCGTCTACCAGCCCCATCAACACGTTCGACAGCACCACTTCATTCTCAGAGCCGGCGCCAATGACAACGATCGTCACATCTTCGCTGATGTGGAAGAGGGCAATGTGCCCTTCCACCACAAGAATCTCGCTCTCGTAGGTGACGTGGTTGCCGCGTCGCGGGTCGTGAATGGCTTGAAAGACGGCGTTCTCCAGCGCACGCTGCTTTTCAAGAGGCGCGAGCGCCTTAGAAGACTCGGGGGTGTCCTCCCCGATGAAGTACTTGGCAAAGATGCGGCTGCCGGTGGTGTCcagtgccaccaccgcctgtACTCGGTGCAGGAAGGCCATTGCAATGATGAGAGCGGTGCGAGCGCGCACGGTTGAGTGGCTCCTCGCTTATTCTGAGAGGAAGCGGAGCGGTAAAATATGCGGTCAGGTGGGAGTGGACTGCAagcagacgcgcacgcacgtgtgtgaGAGAAAGGGTAGCAGACTCGagtacacgcacgcacaggcacgaaAAGAGCTGCCTCGTTTTTCCTTTATTCCCTTTGAAAGTGCACAGCTGACAACCAACAACGTGAATTCGAAAAGCAAAATAAAAAAGATGATGCAACGAGATGCTGAAGGCGCCACGGTGCAAAAGGGGGCGACGAGGCCACCGCCGTGTTCTGCGCTGTCGAAGTGAACAGCGCAGAACACGCACCGCAGCGTGATGGCGCTAGCTCATGGTTGAATGTCGGCACAGAATCGATTGCCGCGGAAGAGAATGGCTGaaagcgccgcggcgcaacCAAGGCGATGAAAACGCCAAGGTGAGCCGTCGGATGCGCTCAGCAGAGCGGGCGACGAGTgcaccagccgcagcgtACACAACTTGGCGACGGTGCCAGTGTGTTGCATACCCACGTATAGAGCCGCTGGTATGCCAATAGCAgtgcttctttttctttcctttttttagGTAAATGCGGAGCAGCCGTCAAAGAAGTTGAGTCGAAAACACGGCCAACCGGGGCCCAACGTGTACACgaagcaaaagaaaaagaagccaCCGTTcgtgagggggtgggaggtcGTCGGACGTGTAGACTCGCTGCGCAGAGTCCCTCTAAACGAGCCCATCGTCCTCGTCCGCGTCGCTCACCGCGCCGGTCATGCACCGCGGACACACCGTCAGCCACGGAATGGAGAGCGTGAAAACAGCGAGTAGTGCATATTGAAGGACTTGAGCGACATACTTGACCCCGAACATGTGAGGAAGGGTGACCACAAAAACATGGTGCAGAAAAGTGGATGCCGCATAAGTGGAAAAGCTCACGGCGCACAGGTGCAGCACAGCGAACGCCGAGCAAAGCAGCAACAGTGAGTTGAACAAGAGCGCATTGATCATAGTTTCACGGACTCTCAAAGGGTACACTGGGAGAATAAGCACGTGTCCGCTCACTGAGCGACAGCCGACAATGGTGCACCACATGAAGTACATGGCGCAGTAGGCATAGACCAGCGTGGCCAGCATCGGAAGGAGGCCGTTCAAGAAGCAAATCATGCGGTCCATCAGCGGGAACACATTCAGTATGTTGGACAAAAGAATGTGAAGCACCCACAGTACAGTCACAACACCGTTGACGACGCCCATCGCGGCCGCCATGTAGCAACGAAGTGTGTAGGCACCGGAGAGATGGTACGCCGCCTCGTTGCGCTCGCTCTTCCGTTCGACGTCGCGCACGTCCCGCCTGAAGAGGAGCATCTTCTGGCGCTGTTTTTGATTGGGGCGACCAGCTCCGGCTTGGGCATCGAGAC is a window encoding:
- a CDS encoding putative prohibitin, whose product is MAAEARKKMNAYGGFGNIIGMSALVGVGCVSIYALYKSVFFVPGGFRAVKFNCITGLYNRTYGEGANFAIPFLETPVVFDIRNKPIEVPTASGSRDLQTVNMAVRVLYQPNVENLYHIYRHIGVNYAETVLPSLINEIIRAVIAQFNASDLLIKRPEVSHRIGVMLAERAKRFNIDITDVSITQMSFGKEYTNAVEAKQVAQQMAERAKFRVEQAEQEKQAAILLAQGEAEAATLVGNAVKRNPAFLELRGLEAARTIAKTLRDHGNGRYYLDSDSLYVNVKDLKIDHSGTK
- a CDS encoding putative transporter, encoding MPSGAGVPAALHRQALPFDGGEQPPLTPLPTDPRDDHSRTSQLLFEAPVLLPLTADQRHLIEELDFFKKWYLFCHFVYICTWVLIGFLGLLAMVPHLATVDAFFVAVSSVCNCGLQSVDVGEWSSGATLFRHFLFLPGGVVITSSFQPLLRLFMLHRVRHVFYPEEKDTPQEALLRAKKRAEARRLHYAALVSAITPFVYFFVVNGTLMMMLWSLNVSHLSVFDVFCMTLAAFHSSIFLPMEAYATDAAVTGLVTAACALGFTAFPVLLRFFMLCEWYSVWVVRRLAGLLCGCVELCRSPLDDTSDGEERGASETDDISAALLHASPRHSYSPLDCLHNIDAAFREAMTSKEPGTFHPFLFRPSETVFLGCAWCALTLMQAAPFWYEQWDGVLHGYTWPYKIYLSLCQAAAVRFAAASFVPLLEYSNAHVAVTILAMYLPALPISTDRTYRKWRQMFRTSVVRLLTSRLFWLFTGMVMMLFAEEAELRVQLVKSRFDIMTRTLFEVISAYAGCGLSLSLPDSNVSFVGFTDTFCKLIIAAIILGGRHRFVDLGIDLGFSSLQSDVHATSLSERISSSQT
- a CDS encoding putative coatomer zeta subunit; the encoded protein is MAFLHRVQAVVALDTTGSRIFAKYFIGEDTPESSKALAPLEKQRALENAVFQAIHDPRRGNHVTYESEILVVEGHIALFHISEDVTIVVIGAGSENEVVLSNVLMGLVDALRQELNTPSLTARLLLENYCALLMTVDEMLDEGIILETDSATVANDLEPYLVDVSNDTARAALTGVNKYLRDNL